Proteins found in one Lycium ferocissimum isolate CSIRO_LF1 chromosome 6, AGI_CSIRO_Lferr_CH_V1, whole genome shotgun sequence genomic segment:
- the LOC132060320 gene encoding remorin 4.1-like isoform X2: protein MSNDERALVLSSTSNNNNNTNNNREHDHEDYQHDDQDQDQDQEYRDDHIRDIHAMTPPQPPPPFTTNINRAGRRREAWETSSHRSSSLSSELAPSENFSTMSREFNALLLAGSSSTPTNNNNNNNNNYGTSHEAEVTTNNSLGRIFEEETIVEENNPLAIVADNSNNNNNNNNNNHLDPSPSPSGSSNNNNMSGISQQGEVMVHRVKKEEVETKISAWQTAKIAKINNRFKREDAVINGWENEEVQKASSWMKKIEIT from the coding sequence ATGTCGAATGATGAAAGAGCTCTAGTCTTATCAAGCacgagcaacaacaacaacaatactaacaataaTAGAGAACATGATCACGAAGATTATCAGCATGACGATCAGGATCAGGATCAAGATCAAGAATATCGAGATGATCATATAAGAGACATCCATGCTATGACACCaccacaaccaccaccaccattcACGACGAATATTAATCGTGCAGGCCGGAGAAGGGAGGCTTGGGAAACGAGTAGCCATAGATCATCATCTTTGTCCTCAGAGTTAGCTCCAAGTGAGAATTTCTCAACCATGAGTAGAGAGTTCAATGCTTTGTTACTAGCCGGATCTTCAAGTACTCctactaacaacaacaacaacaacaacaacaattatggTACAAGTCATGAAGCTGAAGTTACAACCAATAATAGCTTGGGAAGGATTTTCGAAGAGGAAACTATAGTCGAGGAAAATAATCCTTTAGCTATTGTAGCagataatagtaataataataataataataataataataatcatttgGATCCTAGTCCTTCTCCTAGTGGGAgttctaataataataatatgagtGGAATTAGTCAACAAGGAGAGGTGATGGTACATAGAGTGAAGAAAGAGGAAGTTGAAACAAAGATTAGTGCATGGCAAACTGCAAAAATTGCAAAGATTAATAATAGGTTTAAACGAGAAGATGCTGTTATTAATGGCTGGGAA
- the LOC132060321 gene encoding B3 domain-containing protein At1g49475-like isoform X1 encodes MSLQKQMQDSDTTLPQEEQPAEMVVDRWKELLTKMVERREEQPADRREEQPEEMVDRRGQEEPKPVNIPEPPHFYKIILSPHASKLSIPHEFVTEYGPNLGDLVLLEVPNGAIWKVKLQNTSGMTWLKEGWNKFKEYYSIGCGYFLLFRYNGNSHFSVFIFDLSASEIEYPPGPNEDINKKKDIPGVIPQVGSREGGVYADLTPNEDITSENRCVVYEPPEETVINLPPPGIYTMEELTSIPSGPNV; translated from the exons TTTGCAAAAGCAAATGCAAGACAGTGACACTACTTTACCACAAGAAGAACAGCCGGCAGAGATGGTGGTAGATAGATGGAAAGAGCTGCTAACAAAGATGGTAGAGAGACGGGAAGAGCAACCGGCAGATAGACGGGAAGAGCAGCCGGAAGAGATGGTAGACAGACGGGGGCAAGAGGAACCAAAACCAGTGAATATCCCGGAACCCCCTCACTTCTACAAGATTATCCTATCTCCCCATGCCTCTAAATTA AGCATCCCTCATGAATTTGTAACAGAGTATGGGCCCAATCTGGGGGATCTCGTGTTGCTTGAGGTCCCTAATGGCGCAATATGGAAAGTAAAACTACAAAACACTAGTGGCATGACATGGTTAAAGGAGGGCTGGAACAAATTCAAGGAGTACTATTCAATTGGTTGTGGTTATTTCTTACTCTTCAGGTATAATGGGAATTCTCATTTCTCTGTGTTTATATTTGATTTAAGTGCTTCCGAGATTGAATATCCTCCGGGCCCAAATGAAGATATCAACAAGAAGAAGGACATACCTGGTGTGATCCCACAAGTAGGGTCTAGGGAGGGTggagtgtatgcagaccttaccccaaATGAAGATATCACATCAGAGAATCGATGTGTCGTGTATGAGCCACCTGAGGAAACGGTTATAAACTTACCCCCACCCGGTATTTACACCATGGAGGAGTTAACATCCATTCCATCAGGGCCAAATGTATAG
- the LOC132060321 gene encoding B3 domain-containing protein At1g49475-like isoform X2: MQDSDTTLPQEEQPAEMVVDRWKELLTKMVERREEQPADRREEQPEEMVDRRGQEEPKPVNIPEPPHFYKIILSPHASKLSIPHEFVTEYGPNLGDLVLLEVPNGAIWKVKLQNTSGMTWLKEGWNKFKEYYSIGCGYFLLFRYNGNSHFSVFIFDLSASEIEYPPGPNEDINKKKDIPGVIPQVGSREGGVYADLTPNEDITSENRCVVYEPPEETVINLPPPGIYTMEELTSIPSGPNV, translated from the exons ATGCAAGACAGTGACACTACTTTACCACAAGAAGAACAGCCGGCAGAGATGGTGGTAGATAGATGGAAAGAGCTGCTAACAAAGATGGTAGAGAGACGGGAAGAGCAACCGGCAGATAGACGGGAAGAGCAGCCGGAAGAGATGGTAGACAGACGGGGGCAAGAGGAACCAAAACCAGTGAATATCCCGGAACCCCCTCACTTCTACAAGATTATCCTATCTCCCCATGCCTCTAAATTA AGCATCCCTCATGAATTTGTAACAGAGTATGGGCCCAATCTGGGGGATCTCGTGTTGCTTGAGGTCCCTAATGGCGCAATATGGAAAGTAAAACTACAAAACACTAGTGGCATGACATGGTTAAAGGAGGGCTGGAACAAATTCAAGGAGTACTATTCAATTGGTTGTGGTTATTTCTTACTCTTCAGGTATAATGGGAATTCTCATTTCTCTGTGTTTATATTTGATTTAAGTGCTTCCGAGATTGAATATCCTCCGGGCCCAAATGAAGATATCAACAAGAAGAAGGACATACCTGGTGTGATCCCACAAGTAGGGTCTAGGGAGGGTggagtgtatgcagaccttaccccaaATGAAGATATCACATCAGAGAATCGATGTGTCGTGTATGAGCCACCTGAGGAAACGGTTATAAACTTACCCCCACCCGGTATTTACACCATGGAGGAGTTAACATCCATTCCATCAGGGCCAAATGTATAG